The Brassica oleracea var. oleracea cultivar TO1000 chromosome C7, BOL, whole genome shotgun sequence sequence AAAATAGGAGAATGAGGTGCTTGGGATCATCAATGTGTTCTGCCACATAAAGCAATCCTAGCCGTGGTTCCTGCTACATTCACAAAGAGGGTTTGTGCAATTGTTTTGCTTTTCAAGGGGCTTGAGCTTCCTAATGACATGCTCATGGAACTGATGAGTACATGGATTTTAAGATCCGTCGTTAAGAGGTTGGTTGTTGTTGAAGAAATTTCTGAATTTGCAGTAATCTATGATGGACTGAACGTCAATGGAAAGTCATTGTTTACGGTGGCTAAGGAATGATGATGGTCTTTGTGTTTAAAAAAAAAAACTGGTTTAAATAGAACATGTTTATTTACTTTACAAATTCTAACAATGCATATGATACGTTTTATATAATTTTCACAAATATAAATATCTTGCGCTTTAAATCGGATAGTTTAGGTTTTATGAAAAAAAAATAAGATAAATAATTAACTATTAATTATTTGAATAAAAAATATTCGAGTTAATTTTTTTCTTTTGCATAATTTGGTTTATAAATAGTATTTTTAGGATATTTATTTAGAAATTAAATATAATAAATATTTTTGTAGGTATATAATTTGTATTTTAAAATTTTAAGTACTCATTTGGTTCTTAGTTCGATTTCTATTTTTCGGTTCCAAAAATATATGATATGCTCAGTTATTATGAAATTCAACTTAATTTTGTTTTTTTTTTTCATTTGGTACGGTTCAGTGCACCCGGATAAATATATTCAAACATATACATTATCTTATATTAAAACTAGGTTCGGCCCGCCCTACGGGCGGGATATACTTTACTTATGATTTAAGTTATTATTTTTTGTATAATTTTGTGATTTGTGTTTTGGATTTGCATTTGCAAAAGATGTGTATGATAATGATTTTTTCTTTTTAGAAAGTTTTAGATGAGAAGATTTTATATGTGATAAGATATATTTTGCTTGAAATATTACATTAATCTACTCGAAATTATAACAAAACTATTCATAAATTAACCATTTTCATCTTTTTTATGAATCGTTCTTATTTATTCTTAAAATTAATATTTTGTATTACATTGTATATTTTTGAATTACATTATGTATATATATATATATATATATCAATCTCGAAGGAAGCGCATGTATAGGTGGAAGGGGTGAAAAGTGTCACATATAAGGTGGACACGTTCACTCAGTCACAATGACAGAAGCGGTGGCCATTGAAACTTTTGTTCAGAACCATCATCCATGTGTTCTTCTTATCTGAGCTACTACCAATAAGTTTACAAAAAAAGGCCTTTGATTCATAAAGTTCACAACTTTCTTATGTATGTAACCAAAAAGAGTAGAGAGGAGCAACATTACCAAAGTTATCGAGAGTGGAAGGTAACACCAAACTCTCCCAAGTTCTCTGTTCAAGAACAAACTTTAAAGTTGGATATTTTGAAACGTTGAGCTACAAACATGAAACATCGCAGTCGAAACACAAATGAAAAAAAGAAGCCAAGAAGGAGCCTGGATCATGGGTTTGCTGAGGATTTGCATGTGGTTGCTTACGAATTGAGAGGAAGTGTAACAGTCAGTGATTATCCCGATGACCCTGATGGGAAGAAATAGCCATTCCGGGATGACGAATTTGTGAAGATTACAATGACTAAGAAGAAAGTGATAATCTTCACAACTCCAAACTCACTTATTTATAGATCGAGATCTACAAACATTGAGATAAGAGGTGCATTGAATGAAAAGTTGTGGGATGAGTGGATCGGTGATGTTAATGAAAACTTTAATATGGTTCACTGAATCCATTCGTTAACAGTACGCATCGCTAACAACAAATTCAATGTCCAGAACATCTAACGACCCGAATGATCACGATGCTTGCTGAGAAGACGAAGCGAGTCAGTTGACCTACAATACAACAATAATGGGCTTATTTAATATATATTCTGTGAGATATAAATGATCAAGCCCATCACGTAAAAGATTAAATGAAACGGTAAGTTTAATTCACTTGGACACTTGTCACTCATACATGCTTCGAATTTGTGACATGGCATCATAGGTGGCGCGTTCTGGAGAGAGGAAACTCTCTTTTATATATATAGATAGATAGATAGATAAATTATTATATAAGAAAAAATTATTTAATTTCAAAAATAAATCCGCGATTTCTAAGAGCTAGTTAAAATTTAGTAGTTATTAAGACTATTGATGGTTCCATGGTCATGACTCAGAGAAGATATGCGTTACAATAATAATCCAGAAGATAAAGAAACATTGGCTTCACACTTCTGCTACAAATCAGAAAAGACAAAACCAGCGGGTTTCAGCTTGTGTTTCTGATGTGAATTTTAATTATTGGAAATATGCAACTGGTTTTAGATAATCGGAGTTCTTTGCGGCTAAGCAACATGTGAAAGACTTAAAAGTATGGAGAAGAAGAAGGATTCTGGAGGCTTTAAAATATTTGATCATACTGAAACTTTGTGTCAGACTTCTTTGGTGTTGCTGTCTTGAGATTCAACAGAAAAGGCTGGAGCTATGGGGAGACATTCTTAGCAGAGGAGATCTCCTTTGGATTTTGAAACAAAACTGGACGTTTTGCTTTGTTAACATCAAGATAATACTGATGGCTCTGGATTCAGCTAAAGTGGGTTAAGTGAAAGGTTTGATAAATACTATACTATATTGAGATACAAAGCTGTATCTAGCTCTGTTTACAGAAAAAGGAAACAAAGGATCATATTTAATAGGTTAACCACATAAGCTTCAGTGATGCGAGTGGTAAGCATGAGTACCAGCAGAAGAACACAGTTACATGGTCAATGAAAAACCATTAGAGGCTGTGGCGATGGTGACTGGAAATCACGTCTGATGCGAAATGAAAAAGAGATTACAGAAGAATTATCAGAATTACACATACTCCAGTCGATGTTGCTAGAAAAATCTGACGAAACAAACTTAATTGCAAGTTTTGGAGAATCAGCCTGAAGTTTTATTACACTACTGAGCAAACCAGAAATGGTTTTTCCTTTGTGAATCAATTACACTTTGGCATGCTTCAAAATTCCATCTGTCAATAACCCCAAACTCTGAACTTGGACAAGATGTTTCAAACCTTGCTTAATATGCTACCTAGAAACCTTATTGAAATGCCCTTCACTATCTCTTCCTGCATCCATCTAATAGCTCCAATTTAGCATTTATCACTTTAGGTCAATCAATTCTGCCTCTATGAGATGTTAACAGTATTAATATGAATGTTTTAAAGATCTCGTTTTTGTTCTGTCGAGTTAGATCCTACACATGAGCTACCGAACCATGTCAACACAGCAAGATGAGACATGACAAAGATCACCTTGCAGAGATCTCCGAACCAAGAAAGAAGTTGATAGCAAATGAAAACCAAACATATTAAAAATATCACAAACTCAATGATATATAAAACATGCCTGATAACATAAAAGCTTCAGCTTCAAATTCTAAAAGATCATATGTTTAGCTTCTGAAGATGATAATCAAGACAAAGCTTTGAACTTTATGAGAATCGACGATCGAATTGAATCCGACAAAACCATAACAGAAAACTGATAAATAAAACAGAGAAAAAACCCCTAACAGCTCAACATCGTTCACAGGGTTTTCTAGAATCCCCTTTGCGCCGGGGCTCCGAGGAGGCTAGCCTGCTGAAGATCTATTTCGTTGAGCTGCGCTTCGCGATCCATCTCGATGATCAACGGCACGACCAGGATCAGAAAAGTCGTACCAGCGATCCACGCCGCTTTTCCCGTGCTCCGCAGCAATTTCTTCGACACTCCGACCGCATCTCCGGCGACGCGTCTTCCTTGAGAGACGATCTCGGAATTGGAGATCTTCGCCAAGATGTTCGAATCTCCGCCGCCAGATTTACCGGCTCCACCGAATCTCTTGGCCGCCATCGATGATTAGCGATTTGAGGGTTTAGTTTTCTTTCGAATCGGAAGCGTTTTTTGTTCCTCTTATATTGGGTCACTAAGACCCATTCGATTAATCCGGCCCATTTTATGTATTTCAAGACTTTCAACGGTTACGTTAAATCGCTTTGAAATAAAGTACTGGGGGCTGGTTACGTTGGCTCTCTTTTTTTTTTTTTAAACAACTATTTTATTTAAATAATAAAAT is a genomic window containing:
- the LOC106303868 gene encoding mitochondrial import receptor subunit TOM9-2-like is translated as MAAKRFGGAGKSGGGDSNILAKISNSEIVSQGRRVAGDAVGVSKKLLRSTGKAAWIAGTTFLILVVPLIIEMDREAQLNEIDLQQASLLGAPAQRGF